A single Streptomyces mirabilis DNA region contains:
- a CDS encoding GNAT family N-acetyltransferase, giving the protein MRFHWGWIEPVMPVPYVPTLGPVRRKDPLPDLFEAVVEVAGTGRFLPYDKDRRWSDTKAERVLADAIEHDHRQTLVPTLVERGAGVVKVHVYGAAPDSLSAGADLARKLASVHGAAKARVVWFLGPDQPEAYAQGAGTRVQLKEFNDGPGQAPGVPVHEDKQISEEAGFGAFAEQMAADGFAFLHEQMRARTVGPVLTVLHDGRVAGAIGPMETMADASGAARLLPQYFGVLPQFRGCGYGRALWRAAMRWGHQHSAAYQVLQTEVGGASDRLCAAEGLTSLGFVNQRDV; this is encoded by the coding sequence ATGCGCTTTCACTGGGGCTGGATCGAGCCCGTGATGCCCGTGCCGTACGTGCCGACTCTCGGCCCTGTCCGTCGAAAGGACCCGCTCCCCGACCTGTTCGAGGCAGTCGTGGAGGTCGCCGGAACCGGCCGTTTCCTTCCGTACGACAAAGACCGCCGCTGGTCCGACACCAAGGCCGAACGCGTCCTGGCCGACGCCATCGAGCATGATCACCGCCAGACCCTCGTGCCCACGCTGGTCGAGCGCGGCGCCGGCGTCGTGAAGGTCCACGTGTACGGGGCTGCCCCGGACAGCCTGTCCGCCGGCGCCGACCTGGCTCGGAAACTCGCTTCCGTCCACGGTGCCGCCAAGGCCCGGGTCGTCTGGTTCCTCGGCCCCGACCAGCCCGAGGCGTACGCCCAGGGCGCGGGAACCCGCGTTCAGCTCAAGGAATTCAATGACGGACCTGGACAGGCTCCGGGCGTGCCGGTCCACGAGGACAAGCAGATTTCCGAGGAGGCCGGTTTCGGTGCCTTCGCCGAGCAGATGGCGGCTGACGGGTTCGCGTTCCTGCACGAGCAGATGCGCGCCAGGACCGTTGGCCCTGTCCTCACGGTCCTGCACGACGGCCGCGTGGCCGGCGCCATCGGCCCGATGGAGACCATGGCCGACGCCAGCGGAGCCGCTCGCCTGCTGCCCCAGTACTTCGGCGTGCTGCCGCAGTTCCGCGGCTGCGGCTACGGGCGGGCCCTGTGGCGCGCGGCGATGCGCTGGGGGCACCAGCACAGCGCCGCGTACCAGGTGCTCCAGACCGAGGTGGGAGGCGCCTCTG
- a CDS encoding radical SAM protein, giving the protein MHSLIASPFLEQHMLVRPGSRGGALLPAPRYEELRALDPAEPAPAWLADTVRDQWDDLDVAGRPAGEYLLVRQPSAWGYSKASWEVNLGCNYACKHCYLGLKVNSGMPLEKKLQCLEVMAEAGVLWLQITGGEPTIDKDFMRSYRRAFELGMMLTLSTNGSLLWRENLLRLFDECPPYRVTVSMYGATKASYDELTQRDGAWDLFVQGMNAARRARLPLRMSIIVTEDNAPEEQAMIDLCEQWGVEYNVFTNMTPTIYGGGEVLTAQSKDHLRMRKPFTGCNAGHTFFHTDPHGLVSICKIGRDDQISLPREGIQGLARLDAIADRLMLRTGGCSGCQLSGSCTVCRPLAKHYQEAKAPLASYCQHGQKKAG; this is encoded by the coding sequence ATGCACTCACTGATCGCGAGCCCGTTCCTGGAACAGCACATGCTCGTACGGCCGGGAAGCCGCGGCGGAGCCCTCCTGCCCGCGCCCCGCTACGAGGAGCTGCGCGCTCTCGACCCCGCCGAGCCGGCCCCGGCCTGGCTCGCGGACACCGTCCGGGACCAGTGGGACGACCTGGACGTGGCGGGCCGCCCTGCGGGTGAGTACCTGCTCGTCCGGCAGCCGTCCGCCTGGGGCTACTCAAAGGCCAGCTGGGAGGTGAACCTCGGCTGCAACTACGCCTGCAAGCACTGCTACCTCGGGCTCAAGGTGAACTCGGGCATGCCGCTGGAAAAGAAGCTCCAGTGCCTGGAGGTCATGGCCGAAGCCGGGGTGCTGTGGCTCCAGATCACCGGCGGTGAGCCGACCATCGACAAGGACTTCATGCGGTCATACCGCCGGGCGTTCGAGCTGGGCATGATGCTCACGCTCTCGACCAACGGATCGCTCCTGTGGCGCGAGAACCTGCTTCGCCTTTTCGATGAGTGCCCGCCCTACCGCGTCACGGTCTCCATGTACGGTGCGACGAAGGCCAGTTACGACGAGCTGACGCAGCGGGACGGTGCCTGGGACCTGTTCGTCCAGGGCATGAACGCCGCCCGCCGGGCTCGGCTGCCACTGCGCATGAGCATCATCGTCACCGAGGACAACGCGCCGGAAGAACAGGCGATGATCGACCTCTGTGAGCAGTGGGGCGTGGAGTACAACGTCTTCACCAACATGACCCCCACCATCTACGGGGGCGGTGAGGTCCTCACCGCGCAGTCCAAGGACCACTTGCGGATGCGGAAGCCGTTCACGGGCTGCAACGCCGGCCACACCTTCTTCCACACCGACCCGCACGGGCTGGTGTCCATCTGCAAGATCGGCCGCGACGACCAGATCAGCCTCCCCCGCGAGGGGATCCAGGGCCTCGCCCGGCTGGATGCGATCGCGGACCGCCTCATGCTTCGCACCGGAGGCTGCTCAGGTTGCCAGCTCTCCGGTTCCTGCACCGTGTGCAGGCCCCTGGCCAAGCACTACCAGGAGGCGAAGGCACCACTCGCAAGTTACTGCCAGCACGGACAGAAGAAAGCAGGCTGA
- a CDS encoding ATP-binding protein: MSRARLAGTPVMSEVLPRELESVPVARHVVRDILDHWDLPELAQDAETVISELTTNAILHARMAAIRITVTRVDERTVRLAVIDRSRVLPVLRSSDTDDVHGRGMGIVDALTRCWGTDRLPWGKRVWAELRDQR, encoded by the coding sequence ATGAGCAGAGCCCGCCTCGCCGGCACACCGGTAATGAGTGAGGTGCTGCCGCGCGAGCTGGAGTCCGTTCCCGTCGCGCGGCACGTCGTCCGCGACATCCTCGACCACTGGGATCTGCCCGAGCTGGCGCAGGACGCGGAAACCGTGATCTCCGAGCTCACCACCAACGCCATCCTCCACGCCCGAATGGCCGCGATCCGCATAACCGTCACCCGCGTCGACGAGCGCACCGTGCGCCTGGCCGTCATCGACAGAAGCCGCGTCCTGCCTGTGCTCCGGTCATCGGACACAGATGACGTGCACGGGCGCGGCATGGGAATCGTGGATGCCCTCACCAGGTGTTGGGGCACGGACCGGCTCCCGTGGGGGAAGCGCGTGTGGGCCGAGCTGCGGGACCAGAGGTGA
- a CDS encoding helix-turn-helix domain-containing protein, which produces MRPSSPPTLTGSQGSSSRPRAGVISGYVFRVIREQQGRTQEEAAELLKVSADTIAGWETGRRPLTAVPTGQMLMHRHRLMQMGTAPALLQALERALEADVLLASALDDEAAVEESPLGAWVMQRDLVEVLAWPLNGVAPQPVRELPSPPRPRRGPAPAGPELPSGDRATFFGQMRRTAEQARGQQQFLLRRQALYLSGYDNQADTSEWLAYQQSIERPQDWLTRWLNSRSVAAVAARQGDRDRMNYFIDNDLTGDEAGEAANLNYWAYWLGETQHLELSDDFIARRTPGPWPGERLLAHLSAGLASHHGYVDLNVHSVWSLLQIRPNLLRSGAAGRALRDRLTVMLDSRELSARARRELESIQYAIRLAEA; this is translated from the coding sequence ATGCGGCCTAGTTCGCCACCCACCCTGACCGGCAGTCAGGGTTCATCCAGTCGCCCCCGCGCGGGCGTCATCTCGGGCTACGTATTTCGCGTGATACGAGAGCAGCAGGGGCGCACTCAGGAAGAGGCGGCCGAGCTCTTAAAAGTCAGCGCGGACACGATCGCCGGCTGGGAAACCGGACGCCGTCCCCTGACCGCTGTACCTACCGGGCAGATGCTCATGCACCGCCACCGGCTCATGCAGATGGGCACCGCGCCCGCTCTCCTCCAAGCCCTTGAGCGCGCCCTCGAAGCGGACGTCCTCCTCGCGAGCGCGTTAGACGACGAGGCCGCAGTCGAGGAGAGCCCGCTTGGGGCCTGGGTGATGCAACGCGACCTGGTCGAGGTGCTGGCCTGGCCCCTCAACGGCGTAGCGCCTCAGCCCGTACGTGAGCTCCCCTCGCCTCCCCGGCCGCGCCGAGGCCCCGCGCCCGCCGGGCCTGAGCTGCCGTCGGGCGACCGGGCCACGTTCTTCGGGCAGATGCGCCGTACGGCCGAGCAGGCCCGTGGCCAGCAGCAGTTCCTCCTCCGCCGCCAGGCCCTCTACCTCTCCGGATACGACAACCAGGCCGACACCTCGGAATGGCTCGCCTACCAGCAGAGCATCGAGCGGCCCCAAGACTGGCTCACCCGCTGGCTCAACAGCCGCTCCGTCGCGGCAGTCGCCGCCCGGCAAGGCGACCGCGACCGCATGAACTACTTCATCGACAACGACCTCACAGGTGACGAGGCAGGCGAGGCCGCAAACCTCAACTACTGGGCGTACTGGCTCGGGGAGACCCAGCACCTGGAGTTGTCCGACGACTTCATCGCACGCCGCACGCCCGGCCCATGGCCTGGCGAACGGCTCCTCGCGCACCTCTCTGCTGGCCTCGCCTCGCATCACGGGTACGTGGACCTGAACGTCCACAGCGTGTGGTCTCTTCTCCAGATCCGCCCCAACCTGCTGCGATCCGGTGCAGCAGGCCGCGCTCTACGCGACCGCCTCACTGTGATGTTGGATAGCCGGGAGCTGTCGGCGCGCGCTCGCCGGGAGCTGGAGAGCATCCAGTACGCAATCCGCCTCGCTGAGGCGTGA
- a CDS encoding HD domain-containing protein produces the protein MTEDLSAVANFLYEAGTLKHTARTGWWMAGVRQPETVAEHSWRTALIATIIAKLEGADPARAAFLAVWHDTGETRTGDVNHLGKKYTAGEADPRDITADQVAGMPGILAEALTELVAEYEAKDSPEAICARDADKLECMIQGIEYKAQGYENAQRWIDNSRGRIVTKAGNVLADAVLETGSLDWLRSALGEKQG, from the coding sequence GTGACAGAGGACCTGTCAGCGGTGGCGAACTTCCTGTACGAGGCCGGGACGCTCAAGCACACCGCTCGCACCGGGTGGTGGATGGCGGGTGTACGCCAGCCCGAGACAGTGGCAGAGCACTCCTGGCGCACTGCGCTGATCGCGACGATCATTGCCAAGCTCGAAGGCGCGGACCCGGCGCGGGCGGCGTTCCTCGCCGTGTGGCACGACACCGGAGAGACGCGCACCGGTGACGTGAACCACCTCGGCAAGAAGTACACGGCCGGGGAGGCCGACCCTCGCGACATCACGGCCGACCAGGTCGCCGGCATGCCGGGCATCCTGGCCGAGGCTCTCACCGAGCTGGTCGCCGAGTACGAGGCCAAGGACTCCCCGGAGGCGATCTGCGCCCGCGACGCAGACAAATTGGAGTGCATGATCCAGGGCATCGAGTACAAGGCCCAGGGCTACGAGAACGCACAGCGCTGGATCGACAACAGCCGCGGCCGCATCGTCACCAAGGCGGGGAACGTCCTGGCGGACGCGGTCCTGGAGACCGGCTCGCTGGACTGGCTGCGCTCGGCGCTCGGCGAGAAGCAGGGCTGA
- a CDS encoding ISL3 family transposase, producing the protein MNEVRPQLDELLFSSVEGVFVESVEVTDTSVRVEARTTVRRAVCPGCGCWSGRIHGSYLRFPCDLPAVGKFVVVSLRVRRFVCAEDSCPRKTFAEQVPGLTRRFGRRTERLRAILVSVGLALAGRAGARMTDTFGAPVSRNTLLRLIASLPDPPTATPRVVGVDEYAQRKGHIYGTVLVDVETRRPVDLLPDREADTLAAWLAERPGIEIVCRDRAPFFAEGATRGAPQAIQVADRWHLWHNLCEAAEKCVYQHRGCLRPVPAPADQPQEKAEPAASSPWPTGYRFAERTRAKHATIHALLDAGHSKRSVARQLGMTLNTILRFSRATTPEELFTGQWQSRATKLDPYKPYLDQRWQEGCTNAWKLWEEIKEQGYPRGYGSVRDYVSRTLRGKPQPVGSRPPSARAVTRWILTHPDALNENDRLHLKAALANCPELAALAEHVRSFAHMLTHLQGDQLPDWIAAATATTELPSLRRFAQHLERDLDAVIAGLSQPWNSGVVEGHVNRIKMLKRQMFGRAGFELLRKRVLLYA; encoded by the coding sequence GTGAACGAAGTACGGCCGCAGCTGGATGAGTTGCTGTTCTCCTCGGTGGAGGGCGTGTTCGTAGAGTCGGTCGAGGTGACCGACACGAGTGTCCGGGTCGAGGCCCGCACGACCGTCAGGCGGGCGGTCTGCCCGGGATGCGGGTGCTGGTCGGGCCGAATACACGGTTCGTACCTGCGATTTCCCTGTGATCTGCCAGCCGTCGGCAAGTTCGTCGTGGTGTCGTTACGGGTGCGTCGATTCGTCTGCGCGGAGGACTCCTGTCCGCGCAAAACCTTCGCCGAGCAGGTACCCGGGCTCACCCGCCGGTTCGGCCGGCGGACCGAGCGACTGCGAGCGATTTTGGTCTCGGTCGGTCTTGCGCTCGCGGGCCGGGCGGGCGCCCGGATGACGGACACCTTCGGGGCGCCGGTGAGCCGGAACACCCTGCTGAGACTGATCGCCTCGCTACCGGACCCGCCTACCGCCACGCCCCGCGTGGTCGGTGTGGACGAATACGCCCAGCGCAAGGGACATATCTACGGAACTGTCCTCGTCGACGTCGAGACACGTCGCCCGGTGGACCTCCTGCCGGACCGGGAGGCGGACACGCTGGCGGCCTGGCTCGCCGAGCGCCCCGGCATCGAGATCGTCTGCCGCGACCGTGCCCCCTTCTTCGCCGAAGGCGCCACCCGCGGCGCCCCGCAGGCCATACAGGTCGCCGACCGATGGCACCTCTGGCACAACCTGTGCGAAGCCGCCGAGAAATGCGTCTACCAGCATCGCGGCTGCCTGCGTCCCGTTCCGGCCCCGGCGGACCAACCGCAGGAGAAGGCGGAGCCGGCTGCGTCATCGCCCTGGCCGACGGGGTACCGGTTCGCCGAACGCACCCGCGCCAAGCACGCCACCATCCACGCGCTCCTTGACGCCGGACACAGCAAGCGGTCCGTCGCCCGGCAACTCGGCATGACCCTCAACACCATCCTGCGCTTCTCCCGCGCCACCACCCCGGAGGAGTTGTTCACCGGCCAGTGGCAAAGTCGAGCGACCAAACTCGACCCCTACAAGCCCTACCTCGACCAGCGCTGGCAGGAAGGCTGCACCAACGCCTGGAAACTATGGGAGGAGATCAAAGAACAGGGCTATCCACGCGGCTACGGCAGCGTCCGCGACTACGTCAGCAGGACACTTCGCGGCAAGCCCCAGCCGGTCGGGTCCCGGCCGCCATCTGCCCGAGCCGTCACACGCTGGATCCTCACCCACCCCGACGCACTGAACGAGAACGACCGACTTCACCTCAAAGCCGCCCTGGCCAACTGCCCCGAACTCGCAGCACTCGCCGAGCACGTGCGCTCCTTCGCCCACATGCTCACCCACCTGCAAGGCGACCAACTACCCGACTGGATCGCAGCGGCGACCGCGACCACCGAACTGCCCAGTCTCCGCCGATTCGCCCAGCATCTCGAACGCGACCTCGACGCCGTTATCGCCGGCCTCTCACAACCCTGGAACTCCGGCGTCGTCGAAGGCCACGTCAACCGGATCAAGATGCTCAAGCGTCAGATGTTCGGTCGCGCGGGCTTCGAACTCCTCCGCAAGCGCGTCCTGCTCTACGCATAG
- a CDS encoding peptidoglycan recognition protein family protein has protein sequence MAERPIPKPDKSTGTVDGNDALYGIEVENLGNGVDPYTRAQYDTWVRYNAALCRHHGWSRGSVAGHLETSVEGKPDPAGIVEGYGRRGRFTFTMAQLRADVAERLAHPASWSPSAQETDTVPDYVNLGLVHSY, from the coding sequence GTGGCCGAGCGGCCGATCCCCAAGCCCGACAAGTCGACTGGCACCGTCGACGGCAATGACGCCTTGTACGGGATCGAGGTAGAAAACCTCGGCAACGGCGTCGACCCCTACACCCGCGCCCAGTACGACACCTGGGTCCGGTACAACGCGGCCCTCTGCCGTCATCACGGCTGGTCCAGGGGAAGCGTCGCCGGACACCTGGAAACGAGCGTCGAGGGCAAGCCCGACCCGGCCGGGATCGTCGAGGGCTACGGCCGCCGCGGGCGTTTCACGTTCACCATGGCGCAGCTCCGGGCCGACGTCGCCGAGCGACTGGCACACCCGGCGAGCTGGAGCCCCAGCGCACAGGAGACGGACACCGTGCCCGACTACGTCAACCTCGGCCTCGTCCACAGCTACTAG